A stretch of the Streptomyces ortus genome encodes the following:
- a CDS encoding helix-turn-helix transcriptional regulator has protein sequence MTLEAAGVSDAEESVYRHLVTAGQASAGDVAARTGLSPAEAEAVLDALAVKGMASHTDVLPRHFRATPPDVALIPRLKRNADALDLARAEATSLLQVYRDTMRRRDAGELIEVITGAEALRQHLRQIQASAQDEMLWFCKAQYVAMPSGSNSSEFEALARGVRYRVLYEKAFFDDEGAVDNVVAGVRAGETARAVPHLPLRLAVADRAIAVCPLVPGGPQGNPDEPTAALVRDSNLLAALVALFERYWEDAVPLDVDDAGAVAGTDGVGGPDPLSAVDRRLLALLVAGVTDKAVATQLGLSRRTVQRHIQRMMELAGAATRMQLAWQAARRGWL, from the coding sequence ATGACGCTGGAGGCTGCAGGGGTGTCGGACGCCGAGGAGTCCGTCTACCGGCATCTGGTGACGGCCGGCCAGGCATCGGCGGGCGACGTCGCCGCGCGCACCGGGCTGAGCCCGGCGGAGGCCGAGGCAGTGCTCGACGCGCTGGCCGTCAAGGGCATGGCGAGCCACACCGACGTGCTGCCCCGGCACTTCCGGGCCACTCCCCCGGACGTGGCGCTGATCCCCCGGCTCAAGCGGAACGCCGACGCGCTCGACCTCGCCCGCGCCGAAGCCACCAGCCTGCTGCAGGTGTACCGCGACACGATGCGCCGGCGCGACGCGGGCGAGCTGATCGAGGTCATCACGGGCGCCGAGGCGCTGCGCCAGCACCTGCGGCAGATCCAGGCCAGCGCCCAGGACGAGATGCTGTGGTTCTGCAAGGCCCAGTACGTGGCGATGCCGTCGGGCAGCAACAGTTCGGAGTTCGAGGCACTGGCGCGCGGTGTGCGCTACCGGGTGCTGTACGAGAAGGCGTTCTTCGACGACGAGGGAGCCGTTGACAACGTTGTTGCGGGGGTGCGCGCCGGGGAGACCGCCCGTGCGGTGCCGCATCTGCCGCTGCGGCTCGCGGTCGCGGACCGGGCCATCGCGGTCTGCCCGCTGGTCCCCGGCGGCCCGCAGGGCAACCCGGACGAGCCCACCGCCGCACTCGTACGGGACAGCAATCTGCTCGCCGCTCTCGTCGCCCTGTTCGAGCGCTACTGGGAGGACGCCGTCCCGCTGGACGTCGACGACGCGGGAGCGGTCGCCGGGACGGACGGGGTCGGCGGCCCCGATCCGCTGTCCGCGGTCGACCGGCGGCTGCTCGCCCTGCTGGTGGCCGGAGTCACCGACAAGGCGGTGGCCACCCAACTGGGCCTGAGCCGCCGCACGGTGCAGCGGCACATCCAGCGCATGATGGAACTGGCCGGCGCGGCGACCCGGATGCAACTGGCCTGGCAGGCGGCGCGCCGGGGCTGGCTGTGA
- a CDS encoding DUF6629 family protein, with product MCFSATADLVAGCGIAAVGVACVARTRTAADLPMAALPLILGVHQIVESLVWRAGGGSGPATVAWAAIALPLLAVWVPAAVLCVAPPSARRRLTIPLVAGLLTAAVLSYCLATHGVTAEIRGHAVGYAVSLPASELLVAGYLLATIGSLLLSGDRHLRVLGILVTVGAATCWVLWEAEFISTWCAFAAVCSLVMYGWVRGRSVPARVSRVSVGR from the coding sequence ATGTGCTTCAGTGCGACGGCCGATCTCGTGGCGGGCTGCGGCATCGCCGCCGTCGGCGTGGCCTGCGTGGCGCGGACCCGCACGGCGGCCGACCTGCCGATGGCCGCACTGCCCCTGATCCTGGGCGTGCACCAGATCGTCGAGTCCCTGGTCTGGCGCGCCGGCGGCGGTTCGGGCCCCGCCACCGTGGCGTGGGCGGCGATCGCCCTGCCACTGCTCGCGGTATGGGTGCCGGCGGCCGTGCTGTGCGTGGCGCCGCCGAGCGCGCGGCGACGGCTGACGATCCCGCTCGTCGCGGGACTCCTCACCGCGGCCGTTCTCTCGTACTGCCTCGCCACCCACGGGGTGACGGCGGAGATCCGCGGCCACGCCGTCGGGTACGCCGTCTCCCTGCCCGCCTCGGAGCTGCTCGTGGCGGGCTATCTGCTGGCCACGATCGGCTCGCTCCTGCTCTCCGGCGACCGGCACCTGCGCGTCCTGGGCATCCTGGTGACGGTGGGGGCGGCGACCTGCTGGGTCCTGTGGGAGGCGGAGTTCATCTCGACGTGGTGCGCGTTCGCGGCGGTCTGTTCCTTGGTGATGTACGGCTGGGTGCGGGGGCGGTCCGTGCCGGCCCGCGTCTCCCGGGTGTCCGTCGGACGGTGA
- a CDS encoding phospholipid carrier-dependent glycosyltransferase, protein MSASQVARPTGDGPTTPGPPEPATEGERPGRRGGLPRCLRSARCRRWLYALAVLALLAEMAVAMVSTAVEQTPTIDEPVYVASAEVYLKERSFRYNPEHPPLGKLVIASGLVFTDAHLDADFVGSQTALGRHVLYESGNDPGRLMLYARLPVIVLTLLFGLVVLAFARDLTGPPGGLVALALYAFSPDVIANGSLATLDVPATGFLLTALWLLWRARLRPYLCLPLAGVALGAAVATKMSVLPVVPVLMLLGVLSHWHAHRTQEPDARPRTQEPDARPRRPALDARALLKLLLYGASAAVGMALIAVAVVWATYLVVDPRMRWAAPENVPDIRGTRGRIAAWLPFPEAYRDGMRIQFGFEYDIWKGFLFGRLYEGSLWYYLPAALLVKTPLGMLALWTAGSVAILAARPLRPAAPYVLVPAALLLAVSMHGARDLGVRYAVFMPMFLAVAAAGVTLSRWRAAQWATAALVCFVAVSSLRTYPYYLPYSNEAFGGPSKTHLRLHDSNVDWGQDLGRLADHLGRRHHGERVWLVYKGAGVPSYYGIDASDPLKAPLGEVHGLLVVSDSAVAKADGRLAALLDTSTPIDDVGHSITVFRRR, encoded by the coding sequence ATGAGCGCGTCACAGGTCGCCCGCCCGACGGGTGACGGGCCCACCACCCCCGGCCCGCCGGAACCGGCGACCGAGGGCGAACGACCGGGCCGCCGCGGCGGGTTGCCGCGGTGTCTCCGGTCGGCGAGGTGCCGGCGGTGGCTGTACGCGCTGGCCGTCCTCGCGCTCCTCGCCGAGATGGCGGTCGCGATGGTCAGCACGGCCGTCGAGCAGACCCCCACCATCGACGAACCCGTGTACGTGGCCTCGGCCGAGGTGTACCTCAAGGAACGCAGCTTCCGTTACAACCCCGAACACCCGCCCCTGGGCAAGCTGGTCATCGCGTCCGGCCTGGTGTTCACCGACGCGCACCTCGACGCGGACTTCGTCGGAAGCCAGACGGCGCTCGGACGGCACGTCCTGTACGAGTCGGGCAACGACCCCGGCCGGCTGATGCTGTACGCACGCCTACCGGTGATCGTCCTGACGCTGCTGTTCGGGCTGGTCGTCCTCGCCTTCGCCCGCGACCTCACCGGCCCGCCGGGCGGCCTCGTGGCCCTGGCCCTGTACGCGTTCTCCCCGGACGTCATCGCCAACGGCTCGCTGGCCACGCTCGACGTGCCCGCGACCGGGTTCCTGCTCACCGCCCTGTGGCTGCTGTGGCGGGCCCGGCTGCGACCGTACCTCTGCCTCCCGCTCGCCGGCGTGGCCCTGGGCGCGGCGGTGGCCACCAAGATGAGCGTGCTCCCGGTGGTCCCGGTGCTGATGCTGCTGGGCGTCCTGTCGCACTGGCACGCACACCGGACCCAGGAACCCGACGCGCGGCCCCGCACCCAGGAACCCGACGCGCGGCCCCGGCGCCCGGCACTCGACGCCCGCGCCCTGCTCAAACTCCTCCTGTACGGAGCGTCGGCCGCCGTCGGCATGGCGCTGATCGCGGTCGCCGTCGTATGGGCCACCTATCTCGTCGTCGACCCGCGGATGCGCTGGGCGGCGCCCGAGAACGTGCCGGACATCCGCGGGACACGCGGCCGGATCGCGGCCTGGCTGCCGTTCCCCGAGGCCTATCGCGACGGCATGCGCATCCAGTTCGGCTTCGAGTACGACATCTGGAAGGGCTTCCTGTTCGGGCGGCTCTACGAGGGCTCGCTCTGGTACTACCTGCCCGCCGCGCTCCTGGTGAAGACCCCGCTCGGCATGCTCGCACTGTGGACCGCGGGCTCCGTCGCGATCCTCGCCGCACGCCCGCTGCGCCCCGCCGCCCCGTACGTACTCGTCCCCGCCGCCTTGCTCCTGGCCGTCTCCATGCACGGCGCCCGGGATCTCGGCGTGCGCTACGCCGTGTTCATGCCGATGTTCCTCGCGGTCGCCGCCGCCGGAGTCACGCTCTCGCGGTGGCGAGCGGCCCAGTGGGCGACGGCGGCACTGGTCTGCTTCGTGGCGGTCAGCTCGCTGCGCACCTACCCGTACTACCTGCCGTACTCCAACGAGGCGTTCGGCGGCCCGTCGAAGACCCATCTGCGGCTGCACGACTCGAACGTCGACTGGGGCCAGGATCTGGGCCGCCTCGCGGACCACCTCGGCCGGCGCCATCACGGTGAGCGGGTCTGGCTGGTCTACAAGGGCGCCGGCGTGCCCTCGTACTACGGCATCGACGCGTCCGACCCGCTCAAGGCCCCCCTGGGCGAGGTGCACGGACTGCTGGTGGTGTCCGACTCCGCGGTGGCGAAGGCGGACGGGCGGCTGGCCGCACTGCTCGACACCAGCACGCCGATCGACGACGTCGGCCACTCGATCACGGTGTTCCGCCGCCGCTGA
- a CDS encoding NPP1 family protein, which translates to MNGRPASKFPGSRRLGRKSLGALAGAAALVLVFPSTALAAPPPALPANAEALDSTFQPTYDYDTDGCYATAAIGPDGSVNGGLNPSGALNGQCRDASDLDSVNTYSRSKCNNGWCAIVYGSYFEKDQALPGSGLGGHRHDWEHVVVWVQNNEAQYVSTSNHGSFTVHNRSAIRWDGTHAKVVYHKDGISTHCFRAATAGDEPPENHKGTWQRPPLVGWNGYPGNLRDTLTSYNFGSATLGIKDSTFNSHLSSAKPSGIAFDPNA; encoded by the coding sequence GTGAACGGCAGACCGGCATCGAAGTTCCCCGGATCGCGGCGTCTGGGCCGGAAGTCGCTCGGCGCGCTGGCGGGCGCCGCGGCTCTGGTCCTCGTGTTCCCGTCCACCGCCCTGGCGGCGCCGCCCCCCGCGCTGCCCGCGAACGCGGAGGCGCTGGACTCGACGTTCCAGCCCACCTACGACTACGACACGGACGGCTGCTACGCCACGGCTGCCATCGGCCCCGACGGGTCGGTCAACGGCGGGCTCAACCCGAGCGGCGCGCTGAACGGCCAGTGCCGGGACGCCTCCGACCTGGACAGCGTCAACACCTACTCGCGCTCCAAGTGCAACAACGGCTGGTGCGCGATCGTCTACGGCTCCTACTTCGAGAAGGACCAGGCCCTGCCCGGCAGCGGTCTCGGCGGGCACCGGCACGACTGGGAGCACGTGGTGGTCTGGGTGCAGAACAACGAGGCCCAGTACGTCTCGACGTCCAACCACGGTTCGTTCACGGTCCACAACCGTTCGGCGATCCGCTGGGACGGCACCCACGCCAAGGTCGTCTACCACAAGGACGGGATCAGCACGCACTGCTTCCGTGCCGCGACCGCGGGGGACGAGCCGCCGGAGAACCACAAGGGGACCTGGCAGCGTCCCCCGCTGGTCGGCTGGAACGGCTACCCGGGCAACTTGCGCGACACCCTCACCTCGTACAACTTCGGGAGTGCGACGCTCGGTATCAAGGACAGCACGTTCAACTCCCACCTCTCGTCGGCGAAGCCGTCGGGGATCGCGTTCGACCCCAACGCCTGA
- a CDS encoding alpha/beta fold hydrolase codes for MSAIAVKAAQLRSGLVLPYAEAGRPEGAPVVFVHGLADSWWAFEPLLRQLPAALRGYALTQRGHGDAERPEDGYDPQDFAADLVEFLDAVGIRRAVLVGASSGGVAARLVAGSHPDRVAGLVLAGVPATLADKPAALALGEKVKDLTDPVPRAFVEELLAGLTARPPGRGLLATIAGENLKVPARVWRATLRGLLETDLAATLKGILVPALVLWGDADGLLPRSDQQRILDTLFDARLVVYEGAGHALYWEQPERLVQDVAAFAAEVLPDRPDGRAAPRT; via the coding sequence GTGAGCGCGATCGCGGTGAAGGCCGCCCAACTGCGGAGCGGGCTCGTCCTCCCGTACGCGGAGGCGGGGCGTCCCGAGGGCGCCCCCGTCGTCTTCGTGCACGGCCTCGCGGACTCCTGGTGGGCCTTCGAGCCGCTGCTCCGACAGCTTCCCGCCGCGTTGCGCGGGTACGCCCTCACCCAGCGCGGCCACGGTGACGCGGAACGGCCCGAGGACGGCTACGATCCGCAGGACTTCGCCGCCGACCTGGTGGAATTCCTCGACGCCGTGGGCATCCGCCGGGCCGTCCTGGTCGGCGCGTCGAGCGGCGGTGTGGCCGCGCGGCTGGTCGCGGGCAGTCATCCCGACCGGGTGGCGGGCCTGGTCCTGGCGGGCGTCCCGGCCACCCTCGCCGACAAGCCGGCCGCCCTCGCCCTGGGGGAAAAGGTCAAGGACCTGACCGACCCCGTGCCGCGCGCCTTCGTCGAGGAACTGCTCGCCGGTCTCACGGCCCGCCCGCCGGGGCGCGGACTCCTCGCGACGATCGCCGGGGAGAACCTGAAAGTGCCCGCGCGGGTGTGGCGGGCGACCCTGCGCGGCCTGCTGGAGACGGACCTGGCGGCCACCTTGAAGGGGATCCTCGTCCCCGCGCTCGTGCTCTGGGGCGACGCCGACGGCCTCCTGCCGCGCTCCGACCAGCAGCGGATCCTCGACACGCTCTTCGACGCGCGGCTCGTCGTGTACGAGGGTGCCGGTCACGCCCTGTACTGGGAGCAGCCCGAACGGCTCGTCCAGGACGTCGCGGCCTTCGCCGCCGAGGTGCTGCCCGACCGTCCCGACGGCCGGGCGGCACCTCGTACCTGA
- a CDS encoding RICIN domain-containing protein produces MFRPTGSTRSTGAPGRRRIPTLLTALALVASAASAVAAAPPAPRAEQAAAALPTGWATVVNAGSGKCVDARGAGTADGTAVQQYACNSSQAQQWQLRDTSDGRVRVDNRADATKSWDVADVSAADGAPVQLWTYGGGTNQQWQPVADAGGATYHFVNRNSGKCLDVPSASTADGVQLQQWTCNGSAAQSFRVDPGDVQQPPGTPDLGPNVTVFDPSTPAATVQNSLNAAFAQQETNQFGTARKAFLFKPGTYDANANVGFYTQVAGLGLSPDDVTIRGAVHAEADWFQGNATQNFWRSAENLSVTPTSGTDRWAVSQAAPYRRMHLRGNLQLDDGGWSSGGFMADTKIDGQVRSGSQQQWLSRNTDWSSWTGSNWNMVFVGAQNAPANTFPSPPYTTVDRTPVSREKPFLYVDSAGAYKVFVPAVRTDSRGTTWAAGTPAGTSLPLSDFFVVKPGASAAQLNDALAQGKNLLVTPGVYHLNQTLKVTRPDTVVLGLGLATFIPDNGVTAMTVADVDGVKLAGILFDAGTTNSAQLLEMGPGGSSADHGGNPSSLHDVFFRVGGAAVGKATTSLTVNSDDVIGDHLWIWRADHGNGVGWNTNTADTGLVVNGDDVTMYGLFVEHYQKHQTIWNGNGGRTYFYQNEMPYDPPNQAAWMNGSTQGYAAYKVANSVTGHQVYGFGSYCYFNVNPAVTAEHAIEAPNSANVRFRSMVTVSLGGTGTIRHVVNDRGGPSNSATNVANLVSYP; encoded by the coding sequence GTGTTCAGACCGACCGGATCCACCAGATCGACCGGAGCACCGGGCCGCCGCCGGATACCCACCCTGCTCACCGCCCTCGCCCTGGTGGCGTCGGCGGCGAGCGCCGTGGCCGCGGCCCCGCCCGCGCCACGGGCCGAACAGGCCGCCGCAGCCCTCCCCACCGGCTGGGCCACCGTCGTCAACGCGGGCAGCGGCAAGTGTGTCGACGCCCGGGGCGCCGGGACGGCCGACGGCACCGCCGTCCAGCAGTACGCGTGCAACAGCAGCCAGGCCCAGCAGTGGCAGCTGCGCGACACCTCCGACGGACGGGTACGGGTCGACAACCGAGCCGACGCCACCAAGAGCTGGGACGTCGCCGACGTCTCGGCCGCCGACGGCGCGCCCGTGCAGCTGTGGACGTACGGCGGCGGGACGAACCAGCAGTGGCAGCCGGTCGCCGACGCGGGCGGGGCGACCTATCACTTCGTGAACCGCAACAGCGGCAAGTGCCTCGACGTGCCGAGCGCGTCGACCGCCGACGGCGTCCAGCTCCAGCAGTGGACCTGCAACGGCTCCGCGGCCCAGTCCTTCCGCGTCGACCCCGGGGACGTCCAGCAGCCGCCCGGCACACCGGACCTGGGCCCGAACGTCACCGTGTTCGACCCGTCCACCCCCGCCGCCACCGTCCAGAACAGCCTGAACGCGGCCTTCGCCCAGCAGGAGACCAATCAGTTCGGCACGGCCCGCAAAGCCTTCCTCTTCAAGCCGGGCACCTACGACGCGAACGCCAACGTCGGCTTCTACACCCAGGTCGCGGGGCTCGGCCTCTCCCCCGACGACGTCACCATCCGGGGCGCGGTGCACGCCGAGGCCGACTGGTTCCAGGGCAACGCCACCCAGAACTTCTGGCGCTCGGCGGAGAACCTGTCCGTCACACCGACCTCCGGCACCGACCGCTGGGCCGTCTCGCAGGCGGCCCCGTACCGCCGGATGCATCTGCGCGGCAACCTCCAGCTCGACGACGGCGGCTGGTCGAGCGGCGGCTTCATGGCCGACACGAAGATCGACGGACAGGTCAGGTCGGGCTCGCAGCAGCAGTGGCTGTCGCGGAACACCGACTGGTCGAGCTGGACGGGCTCGAACTGGAACATGGTCTTCGTCGGCGCCCAGAACGCCCCCGCGAACACCTTCCCCAGCCCCCCGTACACCACGGTCGACCGCACACCCGTCTCCCGTGAGAAGCCCTTCCTGTACGTCGACTCGGCCGGCGCGTACAAGGTGTTCGTCCCCGCCGTACGCACCGACTCACGCGGCACCACCTGGGCGGCCGGCACCCCGGCGGGCACCTCGCTGCCCCTGTCGGACTTCTTCGTCGTCAAGCCCGGCGCGAGCGCGGCACAGCTGAACGACGCCCTCGCGCAGGGCAAGAACCTGCTGGTCACCCCGGGCGTCTACCACCTGAACCAGACCCTGAAGGTGACCCGCCCCGACACCGTCGTACTGGGCCTCGGCCTCGCCACGTTCATCCCGGACAACGGCGTCACGGCGATGACGGTCGCGGACGTCGACGGCGTCAAGCTCGCCGGGATCCTCTTCGACGCGGGCACCACCAACTCGGCGCAGCTCCTGGAGATGGGCCCGGGCGGCTCCTCCGCCGACCACGGCGGCAACCCCAGCTCCCTGCACGACGTGTTCTTCCGGGTCGGCGGCGCGGCCGTCGGCAAGGCCACCACCAGTCTCACGGTCAACAGCGACGACGTCATCGGCGACCATCTGTGGATCTGGCGCGCCGACCACGGCAACGGCGTCGGCTGGAACACCAACACCGCCGACACCGGGCTCGTGGTCAACGGCGACGACGTCACCATGTACGGCCTGTTCGTCGAGCACTACCAGAAGCACCAGACGATCTGGAACGGCAACGGCGGGCGCACGTACTTCTACCAGAACGAGATGCCCTACGACCCGCCCAACCAGGCGGCCTGGATGAACGGCTCCACGCAGGGCTACGCCGCCTACAAGGTCGCCAACTCCGTGACCGGCCACCAGGTGTACGGCTTCGGCAGCTACTGCTACTTCAACGTGAACCCGGCCGTCACCGCGGAACACGCCATCGAGGCGCCGAACTCGGCGAACGTGCGCTTCCGCAGCATGGTGACGGTCTCGCTCGGCGGCACCGGCACGATCCGCCACGTCGTCAACGACCGCGGCGGCCCGTCCAACTCCGCGACCAACGTCGCCAATCTCGTCAGCTACCCGTGA
- a CDS encoding AMP-dependent synthetase/ligase, with protein sequence MHPLEVSRQASPLMQGGLADSLFETAERDPFLPQLARRSDTSPAAWSQVTAIELRDQVVDVARGFIAAGIFPGHRVAVMARTRYEWTVLSYALWTVGAEIVPIYPTSSHEQVAWILKDAGCVAVVVEDEQGIMTVGSVCATLPALRHVWQLDAGALADLAEAGLSVPVTTVESMRRIVLPDSTAVIAYTSGTTGHPKGCALSHSSLASPCDTLLAGWGHTAAPPGQQPAVLAFLPFSHVYGLMIQGLCMRGGILMGHEPDLRAQTLVDSLLSFRPTYVYAVPFVFEKLFKNFLRKAEEAGKGALFERAVRTAQEFAAAAERQRLGTGAGPGLDLRLQHAVYEKTVYRKLRAALGGRVCGAVSGGSPLNRDLALFYAGIGIFVHDGYGLTETSGGITAQPVGREKFGTVGQPLPDTDIHVAEDGEILVRGPSVFQGYVNDEEGNRAALYNGWLATGDIGRLDEQGYLSITGRKKDIVITSGGKSVAPAALEERLRVHPLVHQAVVVGDNRPCVGALITLDPEYLAHWRSVHAVPGDAHDRELREEHALREEINRAVGAANSTVSRSESIRVYRVLPEAFDLANGLLTPSMKLRRDAIAERYAAEIEAMYQSSSRTPRALPPAPANDPLSWDESDNVFG encoded by the coding sequence ATGCACCCCTTGGAAGTATCCAGACAGGCCTCGCCCCTGATGCAGGGAGGGCTCGCGGACAGTCTCTTCGAGACAGCCGAACGCGATCCCTTCCTGCCACAACTGGCACGCCGCTCCGACACCTCTCCCGCAGCCTGGTCGCAGGTCACCGCGATCGAGCTGCGGGACCAGGTGGTGGACGTGGCACGGGGCTTCATCGCGGCCGGGATCTTCCCCGGCCACCGGGTGGCCGTCATGGCACGCACCCGCTACGAGTGGACGGTGCTCAGCTACGCCCTGTGGACGGTGGGCGCCGAGATCGTCCCGATCTACCCGACCTCCTCGCACGAGCAGGTCGCGTGGATCCTCAAGGACGCGGGCTGCGTCGCCGTGGTGGTGGAGGACGAGCAGGGCATCATGACGGTCGGCTCGGTGTGCGCCACGCTGCCCGCCCTGCGGCACGTCTGGCAGCTCGACGCCGGGGCGCTGGCGGACCTGGCCGAGGCGGGCCTGTCGGTGCCGGTCACCACGGTCGAGTCGATGCGCCGGATCGTGCTGCCGGACTCGACGGCCGTCATCGCCTACACCTCGGGCACGACGGGGCATCCCAAGGGCTGCGCACTGAGCCACAGCAGCCTGGCGAGCCCGTGCGACACCCTGCTGGCCGGATGGGGGCACACCGCCGCGCCGCCCGGGCAGCAGCCGGCCGTCCTGGCCTTCCTGCCCTTCTCACACGTGTACGGCCTCATGATCCAGGGGCTGTGCATGCGCGGCGGGATCCTCATGGGCCACGAACCCGATCTGCGCGCGCAGACACTGGTCGACTCCCTGCTGTCGTTCCGGCCCACCTATGTCTACGCGGTGCCGTTCGTCTTCGAGAAGTTGTTCAAGAACTTCCTGCGCAAGGCCGAGGAGGCGGGCAAGGGCGCCCTGTTCGAGCGTGCCGTCCGTACCGCGCAGGAGTTCGCGGCGGCGGCCGAGCGGCAGCGGCTGGGCACCGGTGCGGGCCCCGGCCTCGATCTGCGGCTGCAGCACGCCGTCTACGAGAAGACGGTGTACCGCAAGCTGCGGGCGGCCCTCGGCGGCAGGGTCTGCGGGGCCGTCTCGGGCGGCTCGCCCCTTAACCGTGACCTGGCCCTGTTCTACGCGGGCATCGGCATCTTCGTGCACGACGGTTACGGGCTCACGGAGACGAGCGGCGGCATCACGGCCCAGCCCGTCGGCCGGGAGAAGTTCGGCACGGTGGGACAGCCGCTGCCCGACACGGACATCCATGTGGCCGAGGACGGGGAGATCCTCGTCCGGGGGCCGTCGGTGTTCCAGGGCTATGTCAACGACGAGGAGGGCAACCGGGCCGCGCTGTACAACGGCTGGCTGGCCACCGGTGACATCGGCAGGCTCGACGAACAGGGCTATCTGAGCATCACCGGCCGCAAGAAGGACATCGTGATCACGAGCGGCGGCAAGAGTGTCGCCCCCGCCGCTCTCGAAGAGCGTCTGCGGGTCCATCCGCTGGTCCACCAGGCGGTCGTCGTGGGGGACAACCGGCCGTGTGTGGGGGCCCTGATCACCCTCGACCCCGAGTACCTCGCCCACTGGCGCTCGGTGCACGCGGTGCCGGGTGACGCCCACGACCGCGAACTGCGCGAGGAGCACGCCCTGCGGGAGGAGATCAACCGTGCCGTCGGCGCGGCCAACTCCACCGTGTCGCGCTCGGAGTCCATCCGGGTGTACCGGGTGCTGCCGGAGGCGTTCGACCTGGCCAACGGGCTGCTCACGCCATCGATGAAGCTGCGCAGGGACGCCATCGCGGAGCGGTACGCGGCCGAGATCGAGGCGATGTACCAGTCGTCGTCGCGCACTCCCCGGGCCCTGCCGCCCGCGCCCGCCAACGATCCCCTCAGCTGGGACGAGTCGGACAACGTCTTCGGGTGA